From a region of the Streptomyces sp. NBC_01454 genome:
- a CDS encoding 4-hydroxy-3-methylbut-2-enyl diphosphate reductase, with product MTSSPRPTPTTTPGDDASPRSGRRKVLLAAPRGYCAGVDRAVIAVEKALEQYGAPVYVRHEIVHNKYVVKTLEKKGAIFVEETEEVPEGNIVIFSAHGVAPVVHDEAERGKLATIDATCPLVTKVHKEAVRYAKEDYDILLIGHEGHEEVIGTSGEAPDHITLVDGPEDVANVEVRDPDRVVWLSQTTLSVDETMETVDALKGRYPNLLSPPSDDICYATQNRQTAVKQMGAEADLVIVVGSKNSSNSVRLVEVALGAGASASHLVDSAEEIDEAWLEGVGTVGVTSGASVPEILVHGVLDWLAERGYEDVETLTAAEESIAFSLPKELRRDLRAEAKAATEG from the coding sequence ATGACTTCCTCGCCCCGCCCGACGCCCACCACCACCCCGGGCGACGACGCATCGCCCCGCAGCGGCCGGCGCAAGGTCCTGCTCGCCGCCCCCCGTGGCTACTGCGCGGGCGTGGACCGCGCCGTGATCGCCGTGGAGAAGGCCCTGGAGCAGTACGGCGCCCCCGTCTACGTACGCCACGAGATCGTGCACAACAAGTACGTCGTCAAGACCCTCGAGAAGAAGGGCGCGATCTTCGTCGAAGAGACCGAAGAGGTGCCCGAGGGCAACATCGTCATCTTCTCCGCCCACGGCGTGGCGCCCGTCGTCCACGACGAGGCCGAGCGCGGCAAGCTCGCCACCATCGACGCCACCTGCCCCCTCGTCACCAAGGTCCACAAGGAGGCCGTCCGCTACGCCAAGGAGGACTACGACATCCTCCTGATCGGCCACGAGGGCCACGAAGAGGTCATCGGCACCAGCGGTGAGGCCCCCGACCACATCACCCTGGTCGACGGCCCCGAGGACGTCGCCAACGTCGAGGTCCGCGACCCGGACCGGGTCGTCTGGCTCTCCCAGACCACCCTCTCGGTCGACGAGACCATGGAGACCGTGGACGCCCTCAAGGGCCGCTACCCCAACCTCCTCTCGCCGCCCAGCGACGACATCTGCTACGCCACCCAGAACCGCCAGACCGCGGTGAAGCAGATGGGTGCCGAGGCCGATCTCGTCATCGTCGTCGGCTCCAAGAACTCCTCGAACTCCGTGCGCCTCGTCGAGGTGGCGCTGGGCGCGGGCGCGAGCGCCTCCCACCTCGTCGACAGCGCCGAGGAGATCGACGAGGCCTGGCTGGAGGGCGTCGGCACGGTCGGCGTCACCTCCGGTGCCTCCGTCCCCGAGATCCTCGTCCACGGCGTCCTGGACTGGCTCGCCGAGCGCGGCTACGAGGACGTCGAGACCCTCACCGCCGCCGAGGAGTCCATCGCCTTCTCGCTGCCCAAGGAGCTCCGCCGCGACCTGCGCGCCGAGGCGAAGGCCGCCACCGAGGGCTGA
- a CDS encoding APC family permease, translating to MPGRDGGGAGEDTGPAARGAGGCDGEGALRRTLTSRDLIVYGLLFIAPMAPVGIFGTLQATSHGAVTAVYVVATAAMGFTAYSYAQMVRVTPLAGSVYAYARAGLNESAGFLAGWMALLDYLLVPAVAYLFSGIALHALVPSVHAWVWTALAVAVTTLLNLWGVRTAARVGFAVLAMEIVVLGVFVVAAVVELLAHGARRGWAEPLTGAGGFAAGAVLSAVSVAVLSYLGFDAIASFAEEAAGRSAGGATGESGDTGEGSRGHGGPERVARAVLTCLVVAGVLFAVQTYLAALLMPMSAAELAARPAEQGNAFYATVDATLGRPLHNLVAASKAIGAAFAALAGQAAAGRLLFAMARDRRMPAAMAKVAAGSGVPRRALLGAALVTLVAAVGAARRDDGLALLSSIVSVGALTAFGLLHASVIGWFRFRSRERAGLPGVLRHVVAPSLGLAVVAAVLVKASGTAQIVGGCWLVVGAVVLAVQHHRGGRGRVGNGAGRAGNGAGRG from the coding sequence ATGCCGGGCAGGGACGGTGGCGGGGCGGGCGAAGACACAGGCCCTGCCGCGCGGGGAGCCGGCGGATGCGACGGCGAGGGCGCGCTGCGGCGGACGCTGACGTCCCGGGATCTGATCGTCTACGGGCTGCTGTTCATCGCCCCGATGGCGCCGGTCGGGATCTTCGGCACCCTCCAGGCCACCTCGCACGGCGCGGTGACGGCCGTCTACGTCGTCGCGACGGCCGCGATGGGGTTCACCGCGTACTCGTACGCCCAGATGGTGCGGGTCACCCCGCTGGCCGGGTCGGTCTACGCGTACGCCCGGGCGGGGCTGAACGAGAGCGCCGGGTTCCTCGCCGGGTGGATGGCGCTGCTGGACTATCTGCTGGTCCCGGCGGTGGCGTATCTGTTCTCCGGGATCGCGCTGCATGCGCTGGTGCCGTCCGTGCACGCGTGGGTGTGGACGGCGCTGGCGGTGGCCGTGACGACGCTGCTGAACCTGTGGGGGGTGCGGACCGCGGCCCGGGTCGGCTTCGCGGTGCTGGCGATGGAGATCGTGGTGCTCGGGGTGTTCGTGGTGGCGGCGGTCGTCGAGCTGCTGGCCCACGGGGCGCGGCGGGGCTGGGCCGAGCCGCTGACCGGCGCGGGCGGCTTCGCGGCCGGTGCGGTGCTGTCCGCGGTGTCGGTGGCGGTGCTCTCCTATCTGGGCTTCGACGCGATCGCCTCGTTCGCGGAGGAGGCCGCGGGGCGGTCGGCGGGCGGGGCCACCGGGGAGAGCGGGGACACCGGGGAGGGCAGCCGGGGGCACGGTGGGCCGGAGCGGGTGGCGCGAGCGGTGCTCACGTGTCTGGTGGTGGCCGGGGTGCTGTTCGCGGTGCAGACGTATCTGGCGGCGCTGCTGATGCCGATGAGCGCGGCGGAGCTGGCGGCGCGTCCGGCGGAGCAGGGCAACGCCTTCTACGCGACGGTCGACGCGACGCTGGGCCGCCCGCTGCACAACCTGGTGGCGGCGAGCAAGGCGATCGGTGCGGCGTTCGCGGCGCTGGCGGGGCAGGCGGCGGCCGGGCGGCTGCTGTTCGCGATGGCCCGGGACCGGCGGATGCCGGCGGCGATGGCGAAGGTGGCCGCGGGCAGCGGGGTGCCGCGCCGGGCGCTGCTGGGTGCGGCCCTGGTGACGCTGGTGGCGGCGGTGGGGGCGGCGCGCAGGGACGACGGGCTGGCCCTGCTGTCGTCGATCGTGAGCGTGGGGGCGCTGACCGCGTTCGGGCTGCTGCACGCGTCGGTGATCGGCTGGTTCCGCTTCCGGTCCCGCGAACGGGCCGGGCTGCCGGGCGTGCTGCGGCACGTGGTGGCGCCGTCGCTGGGCCTGGCGGTGGTGGCCGCGGTCCTCGTCAAGGCGTCCGGGACCGCGCAGATCGTCGGCGGCTGCTGGCTGGTGGTGGGGGCGGTGGTGCTGGCGGTGCAGCACCACCGGGGCGGGCGCGGGCGGGTGGGGAACGGCGCCGGGCGGGCGGGGAACGGCGCCGGGCGGGGCTGA
- the xseA gene encoding exodeoxyribonuclease VII large subunit — MAVSTSPETPIPVGEVSRLIGGWIDRLGAVWVEGQITQLSRRPGAGVVFLTLRDPSYDISVSVTCYRQVFDKVADVVSEGARVVVHAKPEWYAPRGQLSLRAAEIKPVGVGELLARLEQLKKSLAAEGLFAADRKKPLPFLPQLIGLVCGRASAAERDVLENARHRWPAVRFAVRNVPVQGVHAVPQVIGAVQELDALPEVDVIIVARGGGSVEDLLPFSDEQLIRAVGAAVTPVVSAIGHEPDTPLLDLVADLRASTPTDAAKKVVPDVGEELARIGQLRERAWRAIDGFVQREERGLHAALQRPCIQRPQRMVEDREEQVTALLERGRRTLGHLLDRADSELTHTLARVVALSPKATLERGYAVLQKPDGSAVRSPGDVGADEELRARVAEGAFRVRVTGTPGADAPPA, encoded by the coding sequence ATGGCTGTTTCCACGTCCCCCGAAACGCCGATCCCGGTCGGCGAGGTGTCCCGGCTCATCGGCGGTTGGATCGACCGGCTCGGCGCGGTATGGGTCGAGGGGCAGATCACCCAGCTCTCCCGGCGGCCCGGCGCGGGTGTCGTCTTCCTGACGCTGCGCGACCCGTCGTACGACATCTCGGTGAGCGTGACGTGCTACCGCCAGGTCTTCGACAAGGTCGCCGACGTGGTGAGCGAGGGCGCCCGGGTGGTGGTGCACGCCAAACCGGAGTGGTACGCCCCGCGCGGCCAGCTGTCGCTGCGGGCCGCCGAGATCAAACCGGTCGGGGTCGGCGAACTCCTCGCCCGGCTGGAGCAGTTGAAGAAGTCGCTGGCGGCGGAGGGGCTGTTCGCGGCGGACCGCAAGAAGCCGCTGCCGTTCCTTCCGCAGCTGATCGGCCTGGTCTGTGGCCGGGCGAGCGCGGCGGAGCGGGACGTCCTGGAGAACGCCCGGCACCGCTGGCCGGCCGTCCGCTTCGCGGTGCGCAACGTCCCCGTGCAGGGGGTCCATGCCGTCCCCCAGGTGATCGGCGCGGTCCAGGAGCTGGACGCGCTGCCCGAGGTGGACGTGATCATCGTGGCGCGCGGCGGCGGCAGCGTGGAGGATCTGCTGCCGTTCTCCGACGAGCAGCTCATCCGGGCGGTGGGCGCGGCCGTGACCCCCGTCGTCTCGGCGATCGGCCATGAGCCGGACACCCCGCTGCTCGATCTGGTCGCCGATCTGCGCGCCTCGACACCGACCGACGCGGCGAAGAAGGTCGTGCCCGACGTGGGCGAGGAGCTGGCCCGGATCGGGCAGCTGCGGGAGCGGGCGTGGCGCGCGATCGACGGCTTCGTCCAGCGCGAGGAGCGCGGGCTGCACGCCGCGCTGCAGCGGCCGTGCATACAGCGGCCGCAGCGCATGGTCGAGGACCGCGAGGAGCAGGTCACGGCGCTGCTGGAGCGCGGCCGGCGAACCCTGGGGCATCTGCTGGACCGCGCCGACTCCGAGCTGACGCACACCCTGGCCCGGGTGGTCGCGCTCTCCCCGAAGGCGACACTGGAGCGCGGCTACGCGGTCCTCCAGAAGCCGGACGGGTCGGCGGTGCGCAGCCCCGGCGACGTGGGCGCGGACGAGGAACTGCGGGCCCGGGTGGCCGAGGGCGCGTTCCGGGTGCGGGTGACCGGCACCCCGGGCGCCGACGCACCCCCCGCATAG
- a CDS encoding exodeoxyribonuclease VII small subunit yields the protein MAKAKTDGAADAEQGAAAGAGPGATTAVEAVDSTLGYEQARDELIEVVRSLEAGGTTLEESLALWERGEALAKVCRRWLDGARARLDAALAESPDEAEAGRA from the coding sequence ATGGCGAAGGCGAAGACGGACGGCGCGGCGGACGCGGAGCAGGGCGCGGCGGCCGGGGCGGGGCCCGGCGCGACGACCGCGGTGGAAGCGGTGGACTCCACGCTCGGCTACGAGCAGGCGCGGGACGAACTGATCGAGGTCGTCCGCAGCCTGGAAGCGGGCGGCACGACGCTGGAGGAGTCGCTCGCGCTGTGGGAGCGCGGCGAGGCGCTGGCAAAGGTCTGCCGCCGCTGGCTGGACGGCGCCCGGGCGCGGCTGGACGCGGCGCTGGCGGAGTCCCCGGACGAGGCGGAGGCGGGGCGCGCCTGA
- a CDS encoding malonic semialdehyde reductase: protein MSLALDAAAQDLLFREAQTANTFTDEPVTDEQVQAVYDLVKFGPTAFNQSPLRITLVRSQEARQRLVTHAMGANGPKTLSAPLTAILSVDLEFHEKLPHLFPHAPGIKDAFFSEATSREAAGTQNATLQAGYFIIGVRAAGLAAGPMTGFDFTGIDKEFFGDGKQKSFLVINIGKPGAEAFFPRSPRLTFDEAVTAV, encoded by the coding sequence ATGTCTCTCGCCCTTGACGCCGCCGCGCAGGACCTCCTCTTCCGCGAGGCCCAGACCGCCAACACGTTCACGGACGAGCCGGTGACGGACGAGCAGGTCCAGGCCGTCTACGACCTGGTGAAGTTCGGCCCGACCGCCTTCAACCAGTCGCCGCTGCGGATCACCCTGGTCCGTTCCCAGGAGGCCCGTCAGCGCCTGGTCACGCACGCCATGGGCGCCAACGGCCCGAAGACCCTCAGCGCGCCGCTGACCGCGATCCTCTCCGTGGACCTGGAGTTCCACGAGAAGCTGCCGCACCTCTTCCCGCACGCCCCGGGCATCAAGGACGCGTTCTTCTCCGAGGCCACGTCCCGCGAGGCCGCCGGCACCCAGAACGCCACCCTCCAGGCCGGCTACTTCATCATCGGCGTCCGCGCCGCCGGTCTGGCCGCCGGCCCGATGACCGGCTTCGACTTCACGGGCATCGACAAGGAGTTCTTCGGCGACGGCAAGCAGAAGTCGTTCCTCGTGATCAACATCGGCAAGCCGGGCGCCGAGGCCTTCTTCCCGCGCTCGCCGCGGCTCACCTTCGACGAGGCCGTCACCGCCGTCTGA
- a CDS encoding DUF4245 domain-containing protein, which yields MRGRQTVRDMVLSLAVIGILVGVIYVFIPHDESADAERTAVKAVDYRVELITARRAAPYPVAAPQGLPKTWRATSVSYRASEDGKGGAWHLGMLDPEQQYASVEQSDAAPRKFIKDVTLGATKAEGKQAVGSKKWDRYQGDKYRALVREEPGVTTVVTGTAPYGRLADLAAALVAKKG from the coding sequence ATGCGAGGCAGGCAGACGGTGCGGGACATGGTCCTGTCACTGGCGGTGATCGGCATTCTCGTCGGGGTGATCTACGTCTTCATCCCGCACGACGAGAGCGCCGACGCGGAGCGCACCGCGGTCAAGGCGGTCGACTACCGCGTGGAGCTGATCACGGCCCGGCGGGCGGCACCGTACCCGGTCGCCGCACCCCAGGGGCTGCCCAAGACCTGGCGCGCCACCTCCGTGTCCTACCGCGCGAGCGAGGACGGCAAGGGCGGCGCCTGGCATCTGGGCATGCTCGACCCGGAGCAGCAGTACGCGTCCGTCGAGCAGAGCGACGCGGCGCCGCGCAAGTTCATCAAGGACGTCACGCTCGGCGCGACCAAGGCCGAGGGCAAGCAGGCCGTCGGCAGCAAGAAGTGGGACCGCTACCAGGGCGACAAGTACCGGGCGCTGGTCCGCGAGGAGCCCGGGGTGACCACGGTCGTCACGGGCACCGCGCCGTACGGGCGGCTCGCCGACCTGGCCGCCGCGCTGGTGGCGAAGAAGGGCTGA
- the glpX gene encoding class II fructose-bisphosphatase, which translates to MTEHHLPSPLEVSPEAPDRNLALELVRVTEAGAMASGRWVGRGDKNGADGAAVKAMRALIHTVSMNGVVVIGEGEKDNAPMLYNGERVGDGTGAECDVAVDPVDGTTLTAKGMANAVSVMAVAERGSMFDPSAVFYMDKIATGPEAADFVDITAPVAVNIKRIAKAKKSSVEDVTVVILDRPRHEGLVKEVREAGARIKFIADGDVAGAIMAAREGTGVDLLLGIGGTPEGIIAACALKCLGGAFQGKLWPKDDEERQRALDAGHDLDKVLEINDLVRGDNVFFVATGITDGELLRGVRYRAENAYTQSLVMRSKSGTIRQIDSQHRLSKLRAYSSVDFERPS; encoded by the coding sequence ATGACCGAGCATCATCTCCCGTCCCCACTCGAGGTCAGCCCCGAGGCCCCGGACCGCAACCTCGCCCTGGAACTCGTCCGGGTCACCGAGGCCGGTGCCATGGCATCGGGCCGCTGGGTGGGACGAGGTGACAAGAACGGCGCGGACGGCGCGGCGGTGAAGGCCATGCGCGCCCTGATCCACACGGTCTCGATGAACGGCGTCGTGGTCATCGGCGAGGGCGAGAAGGACAACGCCCCGATGCTCTACAACGGCGAGCGCGTGGGCGACGGGACCGGCGCGGAGTGCGACGTGGCCGTGGACCCGGTGGACGGGACGACGCTGACCGCCAAGGGCATGGCGAACGCCGTGTCCGTGATGGCGGTGGCCGAGCGCGGCTCGATGTTCGACCCGTCCGCGGTCTTCTACATGGACAAGATCGCCACGGGCCCGGAGGCGGCGGACTTCGTCGACATCACGGCGCCGGTGGCGGTGAACATCAAGCGGATCGCGAAGGCGAAGAAGTCCTCGGTCGAGGACGTCACCGTGGTCATCCTGGACCGGCCCCGCCACGAGGGCCTGGTCAAGGAGGTCCGGGAGGCCGGGGCCCGGATCAAGTTCATCGCCGACGGCGATGTCGCCGGCGCGATCATGGCAGCCCGTGAGGGCACCGGCGTCGACCTGCTGCTGGGCATCGGCGGTACGCCCGAGGGCATCATCGCGGCCTGCGCGCTGAAGTGCCTGGGCGGCGCCTTCCAGGGCAAGCTGTGGCCCAAGGACGACGAGGAGCGGCAGCGCGCGCTGGACGCCGGGCACGACCTGGACAAGGTGCTGGAGATCAACGACCTGGTCCGCGGCGACAACGTCTTCTTCGTCGCCACCGGCATCACCGACGGCGAACTGCTGCGCGGGGTGCGCTACCGCGCCGAGAACGCCTACACCCAGTCCCTGGTGATGCGGTCGAAGTCCGGCACCATCCGCCAGATCGACTCCCAGCACCGGCTGTCCAAGCTGCGTGCCTACAGCTCGGTGGACTTCGAGCGCCCCAGCTAG
- a CDS encoding WhiB family transcriptional regulator translates to MLLPHQTLQDAAVVPPPQVPDRDEAGPWHAEAVCRRDEAGLFFAPSKEPTAARLAREEAAKRVCARCPVMVECREHALLQPEPYGVWGGLTAAERRVVLTRRRRREAELPRAAPMPAAG, encoded by the coding sequence GTGCTGCTACCGCATCAGACTCTGCAGGATGCCGCTGTCGTTCCGCCCCCGCAAGTGCCTGATCGTGACGAGGCCGGCCCCTGGCATGCGGAGGCGGTGTGCCGGCGGGACGAGGCCGGGTTGTTCTTCGCTCCGTCGAAGGAGCCGACCGCCGCGCGGCTGGCCAGGGAGGAGGCCGCCAAGCGGGTGTGCGCCCGCTGTCCGGTGATGGTCGAGTGCCGGGAGCACGCACTGCTCCAGCCCGAGCCGTACGGCGTCTGGGGCGGACTGACCGCGGCCGAGCGCCGGGTCGTGCTCACCCGGCGCCGGCGCCGGGAGGCCGAACTCCCGCGTGCGGCTCCTATGCCCGCGGCAGGCTGA
- a CDS encoding DUF1707 SHOCT-like domain-containing protein gives MNADHGGQPGPQTPPGPLQKQDRRPDGQPVKLTKLTKQAPAAVAEGDLRASDADRDRVAEILREALAEGRLDPEEHAERIDTVYRAKTMGELEPVLRDLPAAGGSRPQPDSGGYAHGPGAPVPDQTLVAIFSASVRKGRWQAPARINAFALFGSVEIDLTEAVFPQQQVRINATSIFGSVDIRVPENITLRSNGSGVLGSFEVQTNDAEDPDAPQVLVNGLAVLGSVDARPKRGAWIRDLRDRLREGRRELRQQLREEHRERHEHLYKERQDMHEQLRSARREHRDRFRG, from the coding sequence GTGAACGCAGACCACGGGGGACAACCGGGCCCACAGACCCCGCCCGGACCGCTACAGAAGCAGGACCGGCGGCCGGACGGGCAGCCGGTGAAACTGACCAAGCTGACCAAGCAGGCACCCGCCGCGGTGGCCGAGGGCGACCTCCGGGCGTCCGACGCGGACCGCGACCGGGTCGCCGAGATCCTCCGCGAGGCGCTCGCGGAGGGCCGGCTGGACCCGGAGGAGCACGCCGAGCGGATCGACACGGTCTACCGCGCCAAGACCATGGGCGAACTGGAGCCCGTCCTGCGGGATCTGCCCGCGGCGGGCGGCAGCCGTCCGCAGCCGGACTCCGGCGGTTATGCCCACGGACCCGGCGCCCCGGTGCCGGACCAGACTCTCGTCGCGATCTTCAGCGCCTCGGTCCGCAAGGGCCGCTGGCAGGCTCCCGCGCGGATCAACGCCTTCGCGTTGTTCGGCTCCGTCGAGATCGATCTGACCGAGGCGGTCTTCCCGCAGCAGCAGGTCCGGATCAACGCCACATCGATCTTCGGCAGCGTGGACATCCGGGTGCCGGAGAACATCACGCTGCGCAGCAACGGCTCCGGCGTGCTGGGCAGTTTCGAGGTCCAGACCAACGACGCGGAGGACCCCGACGCCCCGCAGGTCCTGGTCAACGGCCTTGCCGTGCTGGGCAGTGTGGACGCCCGGCCCAAGCGGGGCGCCTGGATCCGCGATCTGCGCGACCGGCTGCGCGAGGGCCGCCGCGAACTGCGGCAGCAGCTGCGCGAGGAGCACCGCGAGCGCCACGAGCACCTGTACAAGGAGCGGCAGGACATGCACGAGCAGCTGCGCTCCGCACGCCGCGAACACCGGGACCGCTTCCGCGGGTGA
- a CDS encoding fumarate hydratase, which yields MPEFAYTDLLPVGEDTTPYRLVTAEGVSTFEADGRTFLKVEPEALRKLAAEAMHDISHYLRPAHLAQLRTILDDPEASANDRFVALDLLKNANIAAAGVLPMCQDTGTAIVMGKRGQQVLTHGGDEEALSRGIYDAYTQLNLRYSQMAPLTMWDEKNTGSNLPAQIELYATDGGAYKFLFMAKGGGSANKSFLFQETKAVLNEASMMKFLEQKIRSLGTAACPPYHLAIVVGGTSAEYAMKTAKYASAHYLDELPAEGSPTGHGFRDKELESKVFELTQKIGIGAQFGGKYFCHDVRVVRLPRHGASCPVAIAVSCSADRQAVAKITAEGVFLEQLETDPARFLPETTHEELTEGAGPDLDAVAIDLNRPMDEVLAELTRHPVKTRLSLTGTLVVARDIAHAKIKERLDAGEGMPEYLKNHPVYYAGPAKTPEGYASGSFGPTTAGRMDAYVEQFQAAGGSKVMLAKGNRSQQVTDACHAHGGFYLGSIGGPAARLAQDCIKKVEVLEYEELGMEAVWKIEVENFPAFIVVDDKGNDFFQDPAPAPTFTSIPVRPGS from the coding sequence ATGCCGGAATTCGCCTACACCGACCTTCTCCCCGTAGGTGAGGACACCACCCCGTACCGCCTCGTCACCGCGGAGGGCGTGAGCACCTTCGAGGCCGACGGCCGGACGTTCCTCAAGGTCGAGCCGGAGGCGCTGCGCAAGCTGGCCGCCGAGGCGATGCACGACATTTCGCACTATCTGCGCCCGGCCCACCTCGCCCAGCTCCGCACGATCCTGGACGACCCCGAGGCCAGCGCCAACGACCGCTTCGTCGCGCTCGACCTGCTGAAGAACGCCAACATCGCCGCCGCGGGCGTGCTGCCCATGTGCCAGGACACCGGCACCGCCATCGTGATGGGCAAGCGCGGCCAGCAGGTCCTGACCCACGGCGGCGACGAGGAGGCCCTCTCCCGCGGCATCTACGACGCCTACACCCAGCTGAACCTGCGGTACTCGCAGATGGCCCCGCTGACGATGTGGGACGAGAAGAACACCGGCTCCAACCTCCCGGCGCAGATCGAGCTGTACGCGACCGACGGCGGCGCCTACAAGTTCCTCTTCATGGCCAAGGGCGGCGGCAGCGCCAACAAGTCCTTCCTCTTCCAGGAGACCAAGGCGGTCCTCAACGAGGCCTCCATGATGAAGTTCCTGGAGCAGAAGATCCGTTCGCTGGGCACCGCGGCCTGCCCGCCGTACCACCTCGCGATCGTCGTCGGCGGCACCTCGGCCGAGTACGCGATGAAGACCGCCAAGTACGCCTCCGCGCACTACCTCGACGAGCTGCCCGCCGAGGGCTCGCCCACCGGCCACGGCTTCCGCGACAAGGAGCTGGAGAGCAAGGTCTTCGAGCTGACGCAGAAGATCGGCATCGGCGCCCAGTTCGGCGGCAAGTACTTCTGCCACGACGTCCGCGTGGTCCGCCTCCCCCGCCACGGCGCGTCCTGCCCGGTCGCCATCGCGGTGTCCTGCTCCGCCGACCGCCAGGCCGTCGCGAAGATCACCGCCGAGGGCGTCTTCCTGGAGCAGCTGGAGACCGACCCGGCGCGCTTCCTGCCGGAGACGACGCACGAGGAGCTGACCGAGGGCGCGGGTCCCGACCTCGACGCGGTCGCGATCGACCTCAACCGCCCGATGGACGAGGTCCTCGCCGAGCTGACCAGGCACCCCGTCAAGACCCGTCTGTCCCTCACCGGCACCCTGGTCGTCGCCCGCGACATCGCCCACGCGAAGATCAAGGAACGCCTGGACGCCGGCGAGGGGATGCCGGAGTACCTCAAGAACCACCCCGTCTACTACGCGGGCCCGGCGAAGACCCCCGAGGGCTACGCCTCCGGCTCCTTCGGCCCGACCACGGCCGGCCGGATGGACGCCTACGTCGAGCAGTTCCAGGCGGCCGGCGGCTCCAAGGTGATGCTGGCCAAGGGCAACCGCTCCCAGCAGGTCACCGACGCCTGCCACGCGCACGGCGGCTTCTACCTCGGCTCCATCGGCGGCCCGGCCGCCCGGCTCGCCCAGGACTGCATCAAGAAGGTCGAGGTCCTGGAGTACGAGGAGCTGGGCATGGAAGCGGTCTGGAAGATCGAGGTCGAGAACTTCCCGGCCTTCATCGTCGTCGACGACAAGGGCAACGACTTCTTCCAGGACCCGGCCCCGGCTCCCACGTTCACCAGCATCCCGGTCCGCCCGGGAAGCTGA
- a CDS encoding helix-turn-helix domain-containing protein → MTFEARELTPDRSVRDLFGAELRRHRQRAGMSLRRLSEVVNYSKSQLARIEAAESLPYDDLPAKLDVCFGTGELFARLHTLAKKEPFPGKYRRVISEIESRAAVIEEYACATIPGLLQTRELAEESLRFGNPYASDTEVEDLVQARMDRQALLERPKPPRCWFILDEAVLRRPVGEGKVMRQQLACLIKTGMKPHVTIQVLPFAAGGHAEAGGSLMLYTLPHQALTAYEEGSHSGTIIENQSDVATRRQNYDLLRAMALSPRDSEAMIRVAMEDWTPCEPPLT, encoded by the coding sequence ATGACCTTCGAGGCGCGAGAACTCACCCCGGATCGCTCCGTACGTGACCTCTTCGGCGCAGAGCTGCGCCGCCACCGACAGAGGGCAGGGATGTCACTGAGACGTCTTTCAGAGGTGGTGAACTACAGCAAGTCCCAACTCGCCCGCATCGAGGCGGCCGAGTCACTGCCGTACGACGACCTGCCAGCGAAGCTGGACGTGTGCTTCGGCACCGGCGAACTCTTCGCCCGATTGCATACCCTCGCGAAGAAGGAGCCCTTCCCGGGCAAATACCGCCGTGTCATCAGCGAGATCGAGAGCAGGGCCGCGGTCATTGAGGAGTACGCGTGCGCCACCATCCCTGGTCTTCTCCAGACCCGGGAGCTTGCCGAGGAGTCATTGCGCTTCGGAAACCCCTACGCCTCGGACACCGAGGTGGAAGACCTGGTGCAGGCCCGAATGGATCGGCAGGCTTTGCTGGAGAGGCCCAAACCGCCACGCTGCTGGTTCATTCTCGACGAAGCGGTGTTACGCCGCCCCGTCGGCGAAGGAAAGGTGATGCGCCAACAGCTGGCATGCCTGATCAAGACGGGGATGAAGCCGCATGTCACCATCCAGGTACTGCCGTTCGCAGCCGGCGGGCACGCCGAGGCCGGCGGCTCGCTCATGCTCTACACGCTGCCCCACCAGGCCCTGACGGCTTATGAAGAAGGCAGCCACTCCGGCACCATCATCGAAAATCAGAGCGACGTGGCAACCCGCCGGCAGAACTACGATCTGCTCAGGGCCATGGCCCTCTCGCCCCGCGACTCCGAGGCGATGATCCGAGTGGCAATGGAGGACTGGACGCCATGCGAGCCGCCCCTGACCTGA
- a CDS encoding DUF397 domain-containing protein: MRAAPDLSTAVWRKSSYSNNDGGVCVEVADHIPGLVPVRDSKNPHGPALLIPDRAWTAFISGLKGGHPAAR; encoded by the coding sequence ATGCGAGCCGCCCCTGACCTGAGTACTGCCGTCTGGCGCAAGAGCAGCTACAGCAACAACGACGGAGGCGTATGCGTCGAGGTAGCCGACCACATCCCCGGCCTCGTCCCCGTCCGTGACAGCAAGAACCCCCACGGCCCCGCCCTGCTCATCCCCGACCGGGCCTGGACCGCCTTCATATCCGGGCTGAAAGGCGGCCACCCCGCAGCCAGGTGA